A single genomic interval of Cucumis sativus cultivar 9930 chromosome 7, Cucumber_9930_V3, whole genome shotgun sequence harbors:
- the LOC116405317 gene encoding organ-specific protein S2-like — protein MKIKPTFGITLFLLLLFFNGIESRYEPGGQWKNVIEDDSLPVVSQEKEDCFKYKSLKNENTFFNDTKPRPSITFYPNDGSKDKLFIKDIEPRPSATFYPNDESKDKLFTKDIEPRPSLTFYPNDDTKDKLFTKDIEPRPSLTFYPNDDTKNKLFTKDIEPRPSLTFYPNDDTKNKLFTKDIEPRPSLTFYPNDDTKNKLFTKDIEPRPSTTFYPNDESKDKVFIKDIEPRPSLTFYPSNENKDKLFTKNIEVPSIIAKNNIFRKDM, from the exons ATGAAGATCAAACCAACATTTGGAATTACTctctttttgcttcttttg tttttcaacGGCATAGAGTCAAGGTATGAACCCGGAGGACAATGGAAAAATGTGATTGAAGATGACTCATTACCAGTTGTAtcacaagaaaaagaagattgctttaaatacaaaagccttaaaaatgaaaatacttttttcaaCGATACAAAACCACGACCAAGTATCACATTCTACCCAAATGATGGAAGCAAGGACAAGCtttttattaaagatattGAGCCACGACCAAGTGCCACATTCTACCCAAATGATGAGAGCAAGGACAAACTTTTTACTAAAGATATTGAGCCACGACCAAGTCTCACATTCTACCCAAATGATGATACCAAGGACAAACTTTTTACTAAAGATATTGAGCCACGACCAAGTCTCACATTCTACCCAAATGATGATACCAAGAACAAGCTTTTTACTAAAGATATTGAGCCACGACCAAGTCTCACATTCTACCCAAATGATGATACCAAGAACAAGCTTTTTACTAAAGATATTGAGCCACGACCAAGTCTCACATTCTACCCAAATGATGATACCAAGAACAAGCTTTTTACTAAAGATATTGAACCACGACCAAGTACCACATTCTACCCAAATGATGAGAGCAAGGACAAGGtttttattaaagatattGAGCCACGACCAAGTCTCACATTCTACCCCAGTAATGAAAACAAGGATAAactttttactaaaaatattgaagtGCCCTCTATCATAGctaaaaacaacatttttaggAAAGATATGTGA